A region of the Methylothermaceae bacteria B42 genome:
AACCTCTTCCATGCTTGGGGTTTTCCGCGACCAGTTCAGTACGCGTTCTGAATTTCTAAATTTGATCAATCGTCCCCTATAGTCCATGTCCCTTGGGGTAATCCTAGTCAACTTGGGAACGCCATCGGCGCCCACGGCAAAAGCATTGCGCCGGTATTTGCGCGAATTTTTGGGGGATGAGCGGGTCGTCCCGCTGCCCCGCATGTTGTGGTTGCCGCTTCTTTATACCGTTATCTCTATAATCAGGTCCTGGGCAACAGCAAAAGCCTACCGGAAAATTTGGATGCCGGAGGGTTCTCCTTTGGCGGTACATACATCAGCATTGGCCGAAAAGCTGCGCCAACAAGGGTGGGTGGTAGCGGTGGCTATGCGCTACGGCCAGCCGGATATCGAAAATGCATTCAACCAATTGAAACAACAAGGATGCCAAAGTTTTTTTATTCTGCCTTTGTATCCGCAATATTCTCAGACCACGACAGGATCCGTCTTTGACAAAGTGAGTGATGTGCTTTCTCGCTGGCCTGAGCAACCTTCCTTTTATTTTTTGTCGGATTACCATGCCGAGCCTGCCTATATTGAAGCAGTCGCAGATTCGATCAGAGATTACTGGCAGCAAAATGGAAAGCCTGACCGATTGTTGATTTCTTTTCATGGATTACCGGAAAAAAGCCGGCGTCAGGGCGACCCTTATTACAACCAATGCATGATCAGTGGTAAATTAATCGCCAGCAAACTAGGGTTATCCAAATCGGATTGGCAAATTGTTTTCCAGTCCCGCTTTGGGCCGACCCAATGGCTGCAACCTTATTGCGTGGAGGTGCTAAAGGGACTTCCTAGCCAAGGAATTAAAAAGGTGGATGTGGTGTGCCCCGGGTTTGCCGTGGATTGTTTGGAAACCCTGGAGGAAATCGCGCAAACCAACCGCGAGATTTTTCTCGGGGCAGGCGGACGGCAATACCGTTATATTCCAGCGTTAAATGCACAGGCGAAACATGCTGAAATGGTGGCGCGGATAATCGATAACCGTGTGCGTAAATACTAAATTGGATGTCATCTTATGAATTATCATCGAGATTGTGCTTTGTGCCGGGTCATGCGGGCGATGGCTTTTAGCGGCCTGGGGGCGGCAATAGGCGGTTACGGCGCCTTGTATCTCTTTTCCGCCAGCAAACAAACGGCGCTGATCGCGGCGGTGATAGGGGCATCAATTTTGGTGCTGGGAACCACCATTGACCGGAAACGCTAAAACCAGTTTTCAAACCAGCGTTTGGGGGAAGTTGGAAACGAGCTCATACAAGGTGAAGTTTCCTTTGGCGCCGATCCGATCACAAAGGGAAGCCGGCGTGCATGAGGGCATGTTTCATCAGCTCTGAGCCTGGTAGCGGTATCAATCCATACCCACTCGATATCATCAGGCTGGGTCAGCAATAAAGGCTGGCGCGAGATCTTCCGCATCAGCAGGGCCCAAAGTTGTAGCGCGCCCCGTGCGCCAGTCAAACGGGTGGGACGATTGTCATCATGGCCAATCCAGGCGACCGCCAAATAATCTCCGCTGAAACCGGCAAACCAGCTATCGCGTAAGTCATTGGTGGTTCCGGTTTTTCCGGCAACGGTGAAATCTTTTGGCAAGATACTGTAGGCACTGGCACCGGTGCCTTCCCGAACCACTTGTTGAAGAATGGTATTGAGAATAAAAACCGGCGCCGGGTCGATGGTTTGCCTTATGGTAAGCGGATAACGTTGCAGTGGTTCATTGTCGTTGGAAAGCACTGCGTGGATAGCCCGCAAAGGGGTCGCAAAACCCTGATTGGCCAGGGTCTGGTACATCTGCGTCACATCCAATGGGGTCATGGAAGCCGCGCCCAGTAACATGGAAGGATAGAGTTTTACCGACCGTTCCACGCCAAGTCGATGCAGGGTTTGGGCAATATGGGATAAGCCCAGTTTGAGACCCAGATGAATGGTTGCCAGATTATAGGAATGGACGAGCGCTTGATATAAGGGGACAGTGCCGTGGGTCTTATGATCATAATTTTTCGGTCGCCAAACACTGCCATCAGGATTTTTGAGGGTAACGGGTTTGTCTTCCAGGGGCGAGACAATGGTGTATCGCTCCGGTTGTTCCAGGGCGGTGAGATAAACCGCGGGCTTGATTAAAGAGCCAACTGGACGCACGCTGTCCAGCGCGCGATTAAACCCCGCGTTGCGGGGATCGCGGCCGCCAATCAAAGCGACGATTTCGCCGCTGCCTTGCTGGGTAACGATGACAGAGGTTTCCAGTTGCTTTAAGCGATAACCTTTTTCCAGACCTTTGAGGGTTCGTTTGGCAACCTGTTCCAGGGCATCCTGAATTTGAGTGTCCAGTGAGGTGAAAATCTTTAATCCTTCCGAGGTTAAATCTTCTTCCTGGTATTCCAGACCCAGTTGTCTTTTCACCAGATCCAAAAAAGCAGGGTGCCGGGCGCTGGGGCGATGAAAATAAGGGGTTACATCCAAAGGCTTGCGTTTTGCCTGGGCCAGGGTTTTAGCGTCGATTTTCCCTTGGCGGTAGAGTAGATCCAAAACCAGATTCCGGCGCCGGATGGCTCTTTTGGGATGGGTGCGTGGATTGTAATAGATAGGGCCGCGCACCAGTCCTACCAACAGGGCAATGTGGTGCGGTTCCAGGTCAGACAAAGGGCGGCTGAAATAAAATTCGCTGGCCAGTCCAAACCCGTGAATCGAGCGCGCGCCATCTTGACCTAAATAGATTTCATTGAGATAGGCTTCGAGAATTTCATCCTTGGAATAGCGGGCTTCCAGGATCAGGGCCATCAAGGCTTCATTGATTTTGCGCAGGATGCTTCTTTCTGGGCTCAGAAAAAAATTTTTCACCAATTGCTGGGTAATCGTGCTCCCCCCCTGAACCACGCGTCCCGCTTTAATATCCGCCCATAAGGCCCTGGCGATGGCGCGGGGGGAAATGCCATGGTGCTGGTAGAAATTGCGGTCTTCTACCGCC
Encoded here:
- the hemH gene encoding ferrochelatase (protoheme ferro-lyase; catalyzes the insertion of a ferrous ion into protoporphyrin IX to form protoheme; involved in protoheme biosynthesis; in some organisms this protein is membrane-associated while in others it is cytosolic), which produces MSLGVILVNLGTPSAPTAKALRRYLREFLGDERVVPLPRMLWLPLLYTVISIIRSWATAKAYRKIWMPEGSPLAVHTSALAEKLRQQGWVVAVAMRYGQPDIENAFNQLKQQGCQSFFILPLYPQYSQTTTGSVFDKVSDVLSRWPEQPSFYFLSDYHAEPAYIEAVADSIRDYWQQNGKPDRLLISFHGLPEKSRRQGDPYYNQCMISGKLIASKLGLSKSDWQIVFQSRFGPTQWLQPYCVEVLKGLPSQGIKKVDVVCPGFAVDCLETLEEIAQTNREIFLGAGGRQYRYIPALNAQAKHAEMVARIIDNRVRKY
- a CDS encoding penicillin-binding protein 1B; protein product: MLWQGLAAALFGFVVYLGYLNYTVRHQFEGRRWALPASVYAAPLELYQGKTLSPSQLERLLGQLNYRRDRQLSSQASFYRKGSRLFVRTRAFHFPDGDQPSLRVSLRFRGAQISSVYDLEQETQLPLLRLDPVQIGSFYPGRKEDRTLIKLEQAPQILIDALLAVEDRNFYQHHGISPRAIARALWADIKAGRVVQGGSTITQQLVKNFFLSPERSILRKINEALMALILEARYSKDEILEAYLNEIYLGQDGARSIHGFGLASEFYFSRPLSDLEPHHIALLVGLVRGPIYYNPRTHPKRAIRRRNLVLDLLYRQGKIDAKTLAQAKRKPLDVTPYFHRPSARHPAFLDLVKRQLGLEYQEEDLTSEGLKIFTSLDTQIQDALEQVAKRTLKGLEKGYRLKQLETSVIVTQQGSGEIVALIGGRDPRNAGFNRALDSVRPVGSLIKPAVYLTALEQPERYTIVSPLEDKPVTLKNPDGSVWRPKNYDHKTHGTVPLYQALVHSYNLATIHLGLKLGLSHIAQTLHRLGVERSVKLYPSMLLGAASMTPLDVTQMYQTLANQGFATPLRAIHAVLSNDNEPLQRYPLTIRQTIDPAPVFILNTILQQVVREGTGASAYSILPKDFTVAGKTGTTNDLRDSWFAGFSGDYLAVAWIGHDDNRPTRLTGARGALQLWALLMRKISRQPLLLTQPDDIEWVWIDTATRLRADETCPHARRLPFVIGSAPKETSPCMSSFPTSPKRWFENWF